From one Humulus lupulus chromosome 8, drHumLupu1.1, whole genome shotgun sequence genomic stretch:
- the LOC133797489 gene encoding uncharacterized protein LOC133797489: MDQERARKIEETVVDILRNTSLAEMTEYKVRVAASERLGIDLSEAEYKKLVRSTVETYLVSAAEQEEQEKEKSNHKEVNEKGDRFICKLSEKRSVVVHDFKGTTLVSFRDFFNKDGKQLPSNKGISLPADQWSTFKNNVAAIEETIRKMESKSRSELDDKKTEEDMRNSTTDIQPHELPIKVTRLDGKNYLLWAQQMELLLKQLKIEYILSEPSPSAALDPEASTEEISRAKAALQKWINDDYLCVHNILNSLSDNLFNIYSKKTMTAKELWEELRLVHLCEEYRTERSQVKKYIEFKMVEDKPILEQVHEFNKIADSIVAAGMDVEEKFHVSVIVSKLPPSWKDISVKMMCEEYLPFWMLMNRLGVEEELRNQHKQQVPIPAGYSLPDNNVQRMRHPKPYNLHPKKRNLEKENRFCHNCGKKGHLVQNCYNKTWRRDREFNEKTNKNENNGSLSASTEFNMINGAANS, encoded by the exons ATGGATCAAGAAAGGGCCCGGAAGATTGAGGAAACGGTGGTGGACATACTGAGGAATACGAGTTTGGCAGAGATGACTGAGTACAAAGTCCGAGTCGCGGCCTCGGAGCGACTCGGAATCGATTTATCTGAGGCGGAGTATAAGAAGTTGGTGAGGAGTACGGTCGAGACTTATCTGGTCTCGGCGGCGGAGCAGGAAGAACAGGAGAAGGAGAAGAGCAACCACAAGGAGGTGAATGAGAAGGGTGATCGCTTTATTTGCAAG CTTTCAGAGAAAAGGAGTGTAGTGGTTCATGATTTCAAAGGGACAACGTTGGTGTCATTTAGGGATTTCTTTAACAAAGATGGAAAGCAGCTTCCTTCTAACAAAG GAATTAGCCTGCCAGCTGACCAATGGTCTACCTTCAAGAACAACGTCGCTGCAATCGAAGAAACCATTAGGAAAATGGAGTCAAAGTCAAG ATCTGAACTTGATGATAAAAAAACTGAAGAAGATATGAGGAATTCAACAACTGATATTCAGCCTCATGAACTTCCTATAAAAGTCACCCGCTTGGATGGGAAGAACTATTTGCTGTGGGCACAACAGATGGAACTTCTGTTAAAGCAATTGAAGATTGAATATATCCTTTCTGAACCAAGTCCTAGTGCTGCTCTAGACCCAGAAGCAAGTACTGAAGAAATCAGTCGGGCAAAGGCTGCCTTACAGAAATGGATTAATGATGACTACCTATGTGTTCACAACATCTTGAATTCTCTATCTGATAACCTGTTTAATATATACTCGAAGAAGACTATGACAGCCAAAGAACTGTGGGAAGAGTTAAGATTAGTTCATCTATGTGAGGAATATCGAACAGAAAGATCTCAAGTTAAAAAGTATATTGAGTTTAAGATGGTTGAGGATAAACCTATATTGGAACAAGTTCACGAATTTAATAAAATAGCTGATTCAATTGTTGCTGCTGGTATGGATGTTGAGGAGAAATTTCATGTTAGCGTGATCGTCTCCAAGCTTCCACCATCTTGGAAGGACATTAGTGTGAAGATGATGTGTGAGGAGTATCTGCCTTTTTGGATGTTGATGAATCGTTTGGGTGTTGAAGAAGAGTTACGAAACCAGCATAAGCAACAAGTGCCCATTCCGGCGGGCTACAGTCTACCTGACAATAATGTACAAAGGATGAGACACCCGAAACCATACAATTTGCATCCAAAGAAGCGAAATTTGGAGAAAGAGAACAGATTTTGTCACAATTGCGGTAAGAAGGGGCATCTTGTACAAAATTGTTACAATAAGACTTGGAGGCGTGACAGGGAGTTCAATGAGAAGACAAACAAGAACGAGAATAATGGATCTTTGTCTGCCAGTACAGAGTTCAACATGATTAATGGAGCAGCAAATAGTTAA
- the LOC133797490 gene encoding cytochrome P450 703A2 has translation MDLAAYAMSVLFAVMLAHTIYKRLISKSSPKTGRRLPPGPPKWPIVGNLLQLGQLPHRDLASLCDKYGPLVYLRLGSVDAITTNDPDTIREILLRQDEVFASRPRTLAAVHLAYGCNDVALAPLGPQWKRMRRICMEHLLTTKRLESFSAQRADEAQHLVKDVWSRAQTGKAIDMREVLGGFSMNNVTRMLLGKQYFGSGSAGPQEAMEFMHITHELFWLLGLIYLGDYLPIWRWVDPYGCEKKMREVEKRVDDFHIKIIEEHRKRKARLSSQGVENGEENEIDFVDVLLSLPGENGKEHMDDVEIKALIQDMIAAATDTSAVTNEWAMAEVIKHPRVLCKVQEELDSVVGRTRMVSESDLAHLNYLRCVVRETFRMHPAGPFLIPHESLCSTTIDGYDIPAKTRVFINTHGLGRNTKLWDNVEEFRPERHWLGDGSRVEISHGADFKILPFSAGKRKCPGAPLGVTLVLMGLARLFHSFDWAPPEGISPQDIDTTEVYGMTMPKAQPLMAVATPRLPDHMYH, from the exons ATGGATTTAGCAGCCTATGCTATGTCTGTTCTCTTTGCAGTTATGCTTGCCCATACCATATATAAAAGACTCATTAGTAAATCCAGTCCTAAAACTGGAAGAAGACTTCCTCCAGGCCCACCCAAATGGCCCATTGTTGGAAATCTTCTTCAATTGGGCCAACTTCCTCACAGGGACCTGGCCTCTTTGTGCGATAAATATGGGCCGTTGGTGTACCTGAGACTGGGCAGCGTCGACGCCATCACCACCAACGATCCTGACACCATACGTGAGATACTTCTCAGGCAAGACGAAGTTTTTGCCTCTCGGCCGAGGACCCTCGCCGCAGTGCATTTGGCGTACGGATGCAATGATGTGGCACTGGCCCCACTAGGCCCACAGTGGAAGAGAATGAGAAGAATTTGCATGGAGCATCTCTTGACGACAAAGCGACTGGAGTCATTTTCGGCACAGAGAGCCGATGAAGCCCAACATCTCGTGAAAGATGTTTGGTCCCGGGCTCAAACTGGAAAAGCCATAGATATGAGGGAAGTTTTGGGCGGATTCTCAATGAACAATGTGACTAGGATGTTGCTCGGGAAGCAGTACTTCGGGTCGGGATCAGCTGGACCACAAGAGGCAATGGAGTTCATGCATATCACCCATGAGTTGTTTTGGCTGTTGGGGTTGATTTATTTGGGTGATTACTTGCCCATTTGGAGATGGGTCGACCCTTACGGATGTGAGAAGAAGATGAGAGAAGTGGAGAAGAGAGTCGATGATTTTCACATTAAGATTATTGAAGAGCACAGGAAGAGGAAGGCACGTTTGAGTTCTCAAGGAGTGGAAAATGGAGAAGAGAATGAGATTGACTTTGTTGATGTTTTGCTATCTTTGCCTGGTGAAAATGGAAAAGAGCATATGGATGATGTTGAAATTAAAGCTCTAATTCAG GATATGATAGCTGCTGCAACGGACACTTCGGCCGTGACCAACGAGTGGGCAATGGCGGAGGTGATAAAGCACCCGCGGGTCCTCTGTAAGGTCCAAGAGGAACTGGACTCAGTCGTGGGTCGGACTCGGATGGTATCCGAATCGGATCTGGCCCATCTTAATTACCTGCGCTGCGTTGTACGGGAAACCTTCCGTATGCATCCAGCCGGACCGTTTCTGATTCCCCACGAGTCCCTTTGCTCCACGACGATCGATGGCTACGACATACCGGCCAAAACGCGCGTTTTCATCAACACGCACGGGTTGGGCCGAAACACCAAGCTGTGGGACAACGTCGAGGAGTTCAGGCCGGAAAGGCATTGGTTAGGTGATGGCAGCCGAGTGGAGATTAGCCACGGAGCCGATTTCAAGATATTGCCGTTCAGTGCTGGGAAGAGGAAGTGCCCCGGTGCGCCACTGGGAGTGACGTTGGTTTTGATGGGTCTGGCTCGGCTTTTTCACTCTTTCGATTGGGCTCCGCCTGAGGGAATCAGCCCCCAAGATATCGACACCACTGAGGTCTATGGAATGACTATGCCTAAGGCCCAACCCTTGATGGCCGTTGCGACACCCCGTTTGCCTGATCATATGTACCACTGA
- the LOC133797491 gene encoding cyclic pyranopterin monophosphate synthase, mitochondrial, translated as MLVMFLRRVAVVFPHSRRLLSSNSRHDVSSTIMELNKEMESVFGEPPSSYLANSVSDEHLAQEPQALPQKERESSIGLTHVGNTGEAQMVDVSFKGSTKRTAIASCKVILGKKVYDLVLANQIAKGDVLSVAKIAGISGAKHTSTLIPLCHNITLNHVCVDLTLNPEDWSVDIEGEASSTGKTGVEMEAMTAVSVAGLTVYDMCKAASKDILMTNVRLESKTGGKSGDWSRQD; from the exons ATGCTTGTCATGTTTCTTCGACGAGTTGCAGTTGTATTTCCTCACTCGAGAAGGCTTCTTAGCAGTAACAGCAGACATGATGTCTCAAGTACTATAATGGAGCTCAATAAG GAAATGGAATCAGTATTTGGTGAGCCTCCTTCAAGTTATCTTGCCAATTCTGTAAGTGATGAACATTTAGCTCAGGAGCCCCAGGCTCTCCCCCAAAAAGAAAGAGAGAGTTCAATTGGCCTAACCCATGTTGGAAATACAGGGGAAGCCCAAATGGTAGACGTTTCTTTTAAAGGAAGTACTAAAAGAACTGCCATCGCTAGTTGCAAGGTAATCCTTGGAAAGAAGGTGTATGATTTGGTGTTAGCTAACCAGATTGCTAAGGGAGATGTCCTTAGCGTGGCAAAAATCGCAGGCATCAGTGGAGCAAAGCACACAAGCACTCTCATTCCACTTTGCCACAACATAACCTTGAACCATGTTTGTGTTGATCTTACACTTAATCCTGAAGATTGGAGTGTGGACATTGAAGGGGAAGCTTCATCAACTGGTAAAACCGGTGTCGAAATGGAAGCAATGACAGCTGTGAGTGTTGCTGGCCTAACTGTTTACGATATGTGCAAAGCTGCTTCAAAGGATATCCTGATGACTAATGTACGTCTGGAGAGCAAAACTGGTGGGAAGAGTGGGGATTGGTCCAGACAAGATTAG
- the LOC133797492 gene encoding aspartyl protease family protein 2 — protein MQGKARNALLFFSFTAIFVALSSAFTDPTQYQTLLVSTLSNPPTLSWPEAELTGSDPDPESESETTLQLHHIDALTTDQTPEQLFHLRLHRDATRVKSLASLVAAKNGTRAGYGSGSGFSSSIISGLAQGSGEYFTRLGVGTPPRYLYMVLDTGSDVVWLQCSPCRKCYTQADPIFDPRKSTSYGRIACGSPLCRKLDSPGCNQRKSCLYQVSYGDGSFTTGEFSTETMTFRRTSVARVALGCGHDDEGLFVGAAGLLGLGRGRLSFPSQTGYRFNRKFSYCLVDRSASSKQSSSIVFGDSAVSRTARFTPLLANPKLDTFYYLELLGISVGGTRVRGISASLFQLDGAGNGGVIIDSGTSVTRLTRPAYVALREAFRAGAANLKSAPEFSLFDTCFDLSGKSEVKVPTVVLHFRGADVSLPASNYLIPVDSSGTFCFAFAGTMGGLSIIGNIQQQGFRVVYDLAGSRIGFSPRGCA, from the coding sequence aTGCAAGGGAAAGCGAGGAAtgcccttctcttcttttccttcacCGCCATTTTCGTTGCTCTCTCCTCTGCTTTCACAGACCCAACACAGTACCAGACCCTGCTCGTCAGCACTCTCTCAAACCCTCCAACTCTTTCATGGCCCGAGGCCGAGTTAACCGGTTCCGATCCAGACCCAGAGTCCGAGTCCGAAACCACCCTTCAGTTGCACCACATCGACGCCTTGACCACTGACCAGACCCCGGAGCAGCTCTTCCACCTCAGGCTCCACCGCGACGCTACCCGAGTCAAGTCTCTGGCCTCGCTAGTCGCAGCGAAGAACGGAACTCGAGCAGGGTATGGATCCGGATCCGGGTTCAGCAGCTCCATCATCTCGGGGCTCGCGCAAGGGAGCGGCGAGTATTTCACGAGGCTCGGAGTAGGCACGCCTCCCAGGTACCTGTACATGGTCCTGGATACCGGGAGCGACGTCGTTTGGCTCCAGTGTTCCCCGTGCAGGAAATGCTACACCCAGGCCGACCCGATATTCGACCCGCGCAAATCCACGTCCTATGGTCGGATCGCATGCGGGTCCCCGCTCTGCCGCAAGCTAGACTCCCCAGGTTGCAATCAACGGAAGTCCTGCCTCTACCAGGTATCATACGGCGACGGCTCTTTCACCACGGGAGAGTTCTCCACTGAAACGATGACGTTCAGGCGCACGAGCGTGGCGCGTGTAGCACTGGGCTGTGGCCACGATGACGAGGGTTTGTTCGTGGGTGCGGCTGGACTTTTGGGCCTGGGCCGGGGGAGGTTGTCGTTCCCCTCCCAGACAGGTTACCGGTTCAACCGGAAATTCTCTTACTGCTTGGTGGACCGGTCCGCTTCGTCCAAACAGTCTTCATCCATCGTCTTCGGTGACTCGGCCGTTTCCCGGACCGCCCGGTTCACCCCGTTGCTAGCGAACCCAAAGCTAGACACGTTCTACTATCTTGAGCTACTCGGCATCAGCGTGGGTGGGACACGTGTCCGCGGCATCTCCGCCTCGCTCTTCCAGCTCGACGGAGCCGGCAACGGAGGTGTCATAATAGATTCAGGCACGTCCGTTACTCGATTGACCCGACCCGCATACGTGGCTCTCCGGGAGGCTTTCCGAGCCGGGGCGGCGAACTTGAAGAGCGCGCCCGAGTTCTCGCTCTTCGACACTTGCTTCGATTTGTCGGGGAAATCGGAGGTGAAGGTTCCGACGGTGGTGCTTCATTTCCGGGGAGCTGACGTGTCATTGCCGGCGTCGAACTACCTGATTCCGGTTGACAGTAGCGGGACGTTCTGTTTCGCTTTCGCGGGGACAATGGGCGGGCTGTCCATCATCGGAAATATCCAGCAGCAAGGGTTTCGGGTTGTGTATGACTTAGCGGGTTCTCGGATCGGGTTCTCTCCTCGCGGGTGCGCTTGA
- the LOC133797493 gene encoding UV-stimulated scaffold protein A homolog produces the protein MARKKTSCVVMEEEREDAGREGKVRALIQRAINSTEPEVDPRLLKAIKLVVRYSESELRLAAHTLLDLMKRDHAQVRYLTLLIIDQLFMRSKLFRELLVERMDILLTLSIGFRGNQPLPAPPAVASLLRSKAIEFLEKWNESFGIHYRQIRLGFDYLKNTLRFQFPNLQANAARIQQEKRERERRSKEIVFNKYETLKGNFSSMEDEIQTTINEIGECLDIVRSGEKPPVALDSVDEEDFFEFHSIEMRQLRITALEEGEKVHESTDNKVVFDALRELYKLVVTKHLVSVREGISVLVRVELTDNKLRDLILKDLINIQNRLLSVKKKCEEAGCSLLNTENNNEEEDFWEEGKTECTESGSSITHQNGHKSVAVASASTKVENGGPSCSVKDPGKKKMSGESRRNKSNSLKNKLLADAPVVQWGSQLDNWSSQRDVLANQRGLELEGHWGRVDYDAVIPAEKIAELNVQATVYSEDPVEIQPCRAPLSKGGLCQRRDLKVCPFHGPIVPRDNEGKPLDQDSFKNDEAISDSGTDLAERIARQAVKNVRERDKEAAMMRVTDKRALKRAKLAKVREHNEACLKDAAMASTSYSASIGEDMEATIAQNQSSRKMQTLASMLQKKVTPKDRLAQRLLNARTRGATVSQLTSAEDVKYRESFPNQW, from the exons ATGGCAAGAAAGAAAACCAGTTGTGTTGTAATGGAAGAGGAGAGAGAAGACGCCGGAAGAGAAGGGAAGGTCAGGGCTCTCATACAAAGGGCGATCAACTCAACCGAACCAGAAGTCGATCCACGCCTCCTCAAGGCCATCAAATTGGTGGTCCGCTACTCTGAATCGGAACTCCGACTCGCCGCCCATACCCTATTGGACCTCATGAAACGCGACCATGCACAG GTTCGGTACCTTACCCTTCTCATAATTGACCAACTTTTCATGCGGTCCAAGCTCTTCAGGGAGCTCCTTGTTGAGCGTATGGACATCCTCTTGACTCTGAGCATCGGATTTCGAGGGAATCAGCCTCTTCCTGCTCCACCAGCTGTTGCAAGCCTTCTGCGTTCCAAGGCAATTGAATTTCTGGAGAAGTGGAACGAATCATTTGGGATTCATTATAGACAGATTAGATTGGGGTTTGATTACCTGAAGAATACTCTCAGGTTTCAGTTCCCTAATCTGCAAGCAAATGCAGCTCGGATTCAGCAGGAgaaaagagagagggagagaaggtCGAAAGAGATTGTGTTTAACAAGTATGAGACTTTGAAAGGGAATTTCTCATCCATGGAGGATGAAATACAGACTACAATTAATGAGATTGGAGAGTGTTTGGACATTGTTCGTAGTGGAGAGAAACCCCCTGTGGCATTGGATTCAGTTGACGAGGAGGACTTTTTCGAGTTCCATTCCATTGAAATGAGGCAGTTACGTATCACCGCATTGGAAGAAGGGGAAAAGGTTCATGAGAGCACAGATAATAAAGTGGTTTTTGATGCTTTGAGGGAGCTATACAAGCTTGTAGTGACAAAGCATTTAGTTTCAGTTCGAGAAGGGATCTCTGTACTTGTGCGGGTTGAATTGACGGATAACAAATTAAGAGATTTGATTTTAAAGGATCTCATTAATATCCAAAATCGTCTTCTATCAGTGAAGAAGAAGTGTGAAGAAGCAGGTTGTTCTCTTTTAAATACTGAAAATAATAATGAAGAAGAAGATTTTTGGGAGGAGGGGAAAACTGAATGTACTGAGAGTGGAAGTTCTATTACACACCAAAATGGACATAAAAGTGTTGCCGTTGCATCAGCATCCACTAAGGTGGAAAATGGTGGTCCTTCATGCAGTGTTAAAGACCCAGGTAAGAAGAAAATGTCTGGTGAAAGTCGTAGAAATAAATCAAACTCTCTGAAGAATAAGCTTTTGGCTGATGCTCCGGTTGTTCAATGGGGCTCCCAGTTGGACAATTGGAGTTCACAAAGGGATGTATTAGCCAACCAGAGGGGACTGGAGCTTGAAGGTCATTGGGGTAGAGTGGACTATGATGCAGTCATTCCAGCAGAGAAAATTGCGGAATTAAATGTTCAGGCTACAGTATATAGTGAAGATCCAGTTGAAATTCAACCATGTCGTGCCCCTTTGAGCAAAGGTGGACTTTGCCAGAGAAGAGATTTGAAAGTTTGCCCATTTCATGGGCCTATCGTTCCCCGAGATAATGAGGGAAAACCACTTGATCAGGATTCCTTCAAAAATGATGAGGCAATTTCTGATTCAGGTACTGACTTAGCAGAACGCATAGCAAGACAAGCTGTGAAGAATGTACGTGAGAGAGATAAAGAGGCAGCAATGATGAGAGTAACTGATAAACGGGCGTTGAAGCGTGCTAAACTTGCAAAAGTAAGGGAGCACAATGAGGCTTGTTTAAAGGATGCAGCGATGGCTTCAACTTCATATTCTGCATCTATTGGAGAAGACATGGAGGCAACTATTGCACAGAATCAGTCTTCTAGAAAGATGCAGACACTTGCTTCGATGCTCCAGAAGAAAGTTACTCCAAAAGATAGGTTAGCTCAAAGGCTATTAAACGCACGGACTAGGGGTGCAACTGTATCACAACTTACGTCGGCTGAGGATGTAAAATACAGAGAATCCTTCCCAAATCAGTGGTAA